From Micromonospora auratinigra:
ACCATAGGCGAGCCGGCCCGGGGAACCAAGGCATTTGCGCCGGCCGACGCGGGTGGTCAGTCGGTCGGCGTGTCCGGCCCGGGCGGGGCCACCCAGCTCGGGTGCTCCTGAACGAACGCGGCGACGGTGTCGTGCCGGACCGCCCGCAGCAGCTCCATGCTGGTCGGGCTGAGGATCTCGGCGCTGCCCACCCCGGGCACCGCGCGGCTGTTGAAGCTGCCGCCGTTGGTCCGGATGGTGGTGATCGCGTCCGGCCCGATGCCGCGCAGGGCGAACGCCCAGTCCTCCAGCGGGATGCCGCCGTCGTCGACGGTCATGGTCCGGCCGACCGCGGTGAGCAGCCCGGGCAGCTTCGTCGGCGAGTTCAGCCCGTCGGTCATCACCCGGTGCAGCACCGCCTTGAGGAACTGCTGCTGGTGGCGCTGGCGGCCGTAGTCGTAGTCGTTGTCGGCCAGCAGGTCCCGCTGGCGGACGAAGTCGAGCGCCTCGGTGGGGTTCAGGCAGTGGTTGCCCTGGCGGTAGATGTTCGGGGTGACCCCGGGGATCTTGTTGTGCAGCGTGCCGTCCGGGTTGATCTTGTAAGGGGCCGCCGGCCGACCGTTCCGGTCGTGCCCGATGTGGATCGAGGTGGTGGTCTCGTCGACGTAGAGGCAGACCGAGCCGAGCACCTGGACGATCTGCCTGAAGCCCTGGAAGTCGACGATCGCCCCGGCGTCCGGGGTGATCCCGGTCAGGTCCCGCACCGTCAGGGCGAGCAGCTCGAACCCGTGCGAGAGCGCCGCCGCCCCGCTGAGCCCCCGGCTGCCGAAGGCGAACGCTGCGTTGATCTTGTTCTTGCCGCCCCGGTACGGCGTGGCGCCGTTGTCGTACGCGGGGATGTCGACCAGCGAGTCGCGCGGCAGCGAGACCAGGTACGCCCGGGTGTGGTCGGCCGGGATGTGCACCAGGATGATCGAATCCGACCGGGTCAGCTGGTCGGCGTCCTGGTGCGGCCGGGTGTCCACGCCCACCAGCAGGATGTTCTTCGCCCCGGTGATCGTGCGGTGCTGCCGGGACGCCGCCGCCGAACCGAGCAGGTTCTGCCGGGTGACCTTGCTGGTCGCGGCGTGCAGCAGGAACTGGCTGCCGCCGAGGGCCACGCCGCTGAGCGTCATCAGGGCCGCGCCGACCCCCAGGAACCAGCGCGCCCAGCGCGGCCCCCGACGACGGGCGGGCACGACCGGCGCGCCGGTCCGGCGGGACGGCACGATGGCGTGCGGCACGGGTTGCCTCCTGCGACGGGTGGCCGGGCGGAACCAGGGTATGCGCCCGACAGCCGTCCCGGCGTACCCGAAAGCTGTGAATCGGCTGGTAGCGCCGGAACTTCCCGGGCCGTTCAGGCGCCGACCAGCGGCCGGTCACCGCAGCGCCACACCCGCTCGCGAGCGTACTATGACATAGACCACCATCTTTGAGAGGGAGCTCTGTCATGCGGTTCCGACGGCTCGTCGCGCCGGTGCTCCTCGCACTCGCGGCAACCCTGGCCCTCCCCGCGGTCCCCGCCTCCGCCGCGCTGCCCACGTACGACCACATCGTGGTGCTGATCGAGGAGAACCACTCCGCCGCCGAGGTCATCGGCAGCGCCAGCGCCCCGTACCTGACCTCGCTGGCCACCAACGGGGCGAACATGACCCAGTCGTACGCGGTGACCCATCCCAGCGAGCCGAACTACCTCGCGCTCTACTCCGGCTCCACGCAGGGCCTCACCGACGACTCCTGCCCGCACACGTACAGCGGCGAGAACCTGGGTCACCAGCTGCTCGCGGCCGGGCGCAGCTTCGCCGGCTACTCGCAGACGATGCCCTCGGCCGGCTACACCGGGTGCACCTACGGCCGGTACGCCCGCAAGCACAACCCCTGGGTGAACTTCACCAACGTGCCCGCCTCGGCCAACCTGCGCTTCGCGGACTTCCCCACCAGCTACGCGAACCTGCCGAAACTGTCCTTCGTGGTGCCCGACCTCTGCTACGACATGCACGACTGCTCGGTGTCCACCGGCGACACCTGGGTGAAGAACAACCTCGGCGCGTACGCCACCTGGGCGAAGGCGAACAACAGCCTGCTGGTGGTCACCTTCGACGAGGACGACCGGAGCGCGGGCAACAAGATCCCGACGATCTTCTCCGGCGCGCACGTCGCCACCGGCACCTACAGCGAACGGATCACCCACTACACCGTGCTGCGCACGCTGGAGAGCCTCACCGGCGTGGGCTGCACGGGCAACTCCTGCGCGGTCAGCCCGGTCAGCGACATCTGGAACTGAGGCGTCCCGCCGCGCCCGGGCCGGGACGTCCGCGTCCCGGCCCGCGTGCACCGGCCGGCCCGACCGGTCACCCGGCCAGCCACGCGCGGATCTCGGCGCCGTGCTCGTCCAGCCCGGGCGGCGGCAGGCGGTAGGCCGGCGGCGAGGCCGAGAAGCCGATCGGGTGCCGGACGCCGGGCACCCCGCCGGCGTCGACGACCGGGTGCAGACCCAGCTCCCGGGCCAGCGCGACTCCCTGGTCGAGGGTGTTGACCGGACTGCACGGCACGCCCGCCGCCCGCAGGTCCCGCAGCCACTCGGCGCTGCCCCGGCGACCCAACCGGTCCACCAGCAGCGGGAGCAGCGCGGCCCGGTGGGCGGTGCGGTCCCGGTTGTGCCGGAACCGCGGGTCGTCGGCCAGCTCCGGGACCCCGAGCACCCCGCAGAGGATACGGAACTGACCGTCGTTGCCGGCGATCACGACCAGCTCGCCGTCGGCGGTGGGCAGCGGCTCGTACGGCACGATGCTCGGGTGGGCGTTGCCCATCCGGTACGGCACCACCCCGCCGGCCAGGTACGCGCTGGCGTGGTTCACCAGGCCGGACAGCGCGGAGGAGAGCAGGTCCACCTCGACGTGCTGGCCGACCCCGGTCCGCTCGCGGTGCCGCAGCGCGGCCAGCACCCCGACCGCCGCGTGCAGCCCGGCGAGCACGTCGAGCACCGCCACCCCGGCCTTGTACGGCGGTCCGTCCGGCTCGCCGGTCAGGCTCATCAGCCCGGAGGCGGCCTGCGCCATCAGGTCGTACCCGGGCAGGTCGGCACCGCCCGTCGCGCCGAAACCGCTGATCGAGGCGTACACGATGCGGGGGTTGGTGGCGGCGACGGCGGCGTGGTCGAGGCCGAAGCGGCGCAGCGCGCCCGGCCGGAAGTTCTGGATCATGACGTCGGCGCGCGCGGCGAGCCGCCGGGCCAGCGCCAGGTCGCCGGGCTCGGTGAGGTCCAGCACGACCGCGCGCTTGTTGCGGTTGACGCCGAGGTAGTAGGTGGCCACGCCGTCGCGCTCCGGCGGCGCCCAGCCGCGGGTGTCGTCGCCGCCGGGGCCCTCCACCTTGACCACGTCCGCGCCCAGGTCGGCCAGGAGCATGGTGGCGTACGGGCCGGCCAGCACCCGGGAGAAGTCCGCGACGAGCACCCCGGCCAGCGGCCCGGTCGGCTCCGTTCCCACGCCCGCTCCCCTCCGCCGTGGCTGCCCCGGTGGTCACCATGGCACACGGCGGGCGCGGGCACCGCCCCCGGTCGGGTCAGTCCGGCTGGCCGGCGGCGGCCCGGCGGACCATCCGGCGGGCCTCGTCGGCGGGCACGCCGGTGGCCCGCAGCAGGTCGTTCGCGGCGGTGCGCAGCTGCGACACCACGATCGTGCCGGAGAAGCCGATCTCCTGCCGGCAGGCCGCCCCGGCCGCCCGGACCGCGGTGAGCACCCGCGCCCGGGCCGCCGTCGGCTCCCGGGCGGCGAGGAACTCCCGGTGCAGCAGCCGGACCGCCGCACCGAAGTGCGTCACGGCCACCGGCAGGTCGGCCGGCACCGGCTCCCGGTCGCGCAGGGCGGTGCCGATCCGGCGGACCAGGGCCCGACTGTTGCGGAACGCCCGGTCCATGTGCTCGGCGCCCCGCCGGTACGCGGCCAGCGCCCGGCGGTGCCGCCGGCGCACCGGCGACAGCCGCACCACCTCGTCGGCGGCGTCGACCATCTCGCCGATCCGGTCCAGTTCGCCCTCGGCGGCCCGCATCCGGTGCAGCACCCGCTCGGCGGCCCCGGCGTCTCCGGCGGCCAGCGCCGCCGCCGAGGCGGCCAGCTCGTCGGCGAAGGTGTCCAGCGCCGGGTCGGCCACCCGGCGCACTGTGCGCAGCGGGTTGAGCGGGGCGAGCACCAGCACCACCAGCAGCCCGACGATCCCGCCGACCAGCGCGTTGACGGTCCGGGGCAGCTCCAGGTCCGGCGAGACCGGGGTGAGCGTGGCGACCAGCACCGCCGTACCGCCGGCCTGGGTGACCAGCGCGCCCGGGCCCCGGACCAGCACGGCGGCGCTGATCGCCAGGAAGACCACCACGCCGGTCTGCCAGGGCCCGGTGCCCAGGGCCAGGATCAGCAGGTCACCGACGACGATGCCGAGGACCACCCCGATCACCAGCTCGACGGTGCGCCGGGCCCGGTTGTTCAGCGCGGCGGCGATGACACCGACCGCGGCGGCGGGCGCGAACGTCGGGTCCGGGTTGCCCAGCACCTCCCGCGCCACCAGCCAGGCCAGCGCGGCCGCCAGACCGGCCTGCACCGCCACGATGAGGTACGTGCGCAGCCGCCGCCGGCTGTCCCGGACCGCCGCGCGGACCCGGTCGGTGGCCTGTCCCATGCGCGCGTCTACCCGGCGGGCGTGGTCGGCGAACCTCAGCCGGGGTACGCCATGGTGCCGGTCAGCGCCACCACGCCGGGCAGCCGGGTGTCCTGGCGCAGGAACTGCACCACCACCGGCACCGGGGAGCGCAGCACGCAGCCGTACGGGCGGTCCAGCCGGACCGCCTCCGGGTCGATCAGGTCGTTGATGCGTACGTGCCGGACCCGGCGCGCCCCCACCAGCAGCCGGTACGGCCCGACCGGCTCGGTGTCCTCGTAGTAGACCTCAAGGCTCAGCTCGGCCTCCTGGTCGCCGGTGTTGAGCACGCAGAGCTGGTCGAAGCCGGTGAAGGCCGGCTCCGGCCCGTGTGCCGGGAAGGGCACGTGCCCGCCGGGGACGACCCACGTGCGGGCGCCGAGTCCGGCCATCACCCCTCCTCCAGCAGCCGGGCCAGGTCGGGGGTGAGGAACACCCCGTCCGGGTCGAGGCGGCGGCGCACGGCCCGGAAGTCGTCCCAGCGTGGGTAGAGCGGACGCAGCTCCCGGGCGGTGAGCCAGTGCTTCTTGCCCCAGTGCGGCCGGCCCCCGTACTGCCGGAAGACCGCTTCCATGTCCCGGAAGTACTCCTCGTACGGCAGCGAGGTGTTCTGCAGGCAGGCGATGGTGGTGGTGGGCCGCCCGTACGCGTTGCTCAGCCAGATGTCGTCGGGCGCGATGGTGCGCACCAGCACCCGCCAGCCGGCGACCCGGCGGTGGCGGTCCCGGATCCGGCGGCGGACCTCGGCGAAGCAGGCCGGGAACGCCTCCGACGGCAGCATGTACTCGATCTCCTCGAAGCGCAGCTCCCGGTGCCGGGGGATGGTCCGGTGGGTGGGCCCGACCCGGTTCTCCCGGGCCGGCCCGGCCGGCGTCCGCGCCCCGTCCCAGGCCGGTACGCCGCCCGCCTCGTCGGTACGGTTGAGCACCCGGATCTGGGTCCGGTCGCTGCGCGGGTACCAGTAGAAGTCCATGTTGCGGTTGGTGTGCTGGAGCTCGGCCAGGTGGTCGAGGGTCCAGTCGACGTGCGCGCACCAGGAGCGGCGGCGCAGCTCGTAGCGGGGCTGCACGTCGAGGGTGACCCGGGTGACGATGCCGAGCGCGCCGAGCGAGAGCCGCGCGGCGGGCAGCAGCTCGGGGTGGTGCTCCGGGTCGATGTCGAGCGTCTCGCCGGTCCCGGTGACCAGGCGGACGCCGGTGAGCTGGGTGCTGAGGTTGCCGAAGCCGAGTCCGGTGCCGTGGGTGCCGGTCGCGGTGGCCCCGGCGATCGACTGGTAGTCGACGTCGCCCAGGTTGTCCATCGCCAGCCCCGCGTCGTACAGGCCCTCGCCGAGCGCGCGCAGCCGGGTGCCGCCCCGGACGGTGGCCCGGTCCCCGTCGCCGGTGACCACCCCGGCGTGCCGGTCGAGGCTGACCAGGATCCCGTCGGTACGCACCAGCGGGCTGGACGAGTGCCCGGAGCCGACCGGCCGGACCGTCAGGCCGGACTCCCGGGCCCGGCGGACGAGGGCGCGGACCTCCTCCTCGTCGGCCGGCTCGGCGTACTCGGCCGGGGTGAAGGAGAGGCTGCCGGACCAGTTGGTGAACGTCCCCGCCACGCGCCCCTCCCCCCGTCGTCGCGGCGCTTACCCGCCGCCGGCCGGGGTAGTCACCGGGCGTTCAGGCGACCACCAGCTGCCACGGCTCCGGGATCCGGGCGGCCAGCCGGGGCTTGTGGTCGGCCCACCAGCGCACCGAGCGGACCAGCGTGTCGCCCGGGTCGAGCACCGGCCGGGTCGGCTCGAACGGCTTGCCGAGGCTGGTGTAGCTCTCGAACATGCCGAGCAGCTGCACCACCTGCAACTGCACCTCCGACAGGTGCTCCTCGGCCAGCGGCAGGAAGAACCGGTGCCAGCGACGGGTGGGGATGAACGGCGGGGCCGTGATCGGCGCGATGCCGCGTTCGGCCCGCCACTCGTTCAGCGTGCCGCAGACCAGGTCCAGCAGCTCGGACAGGCGCAGGCAGTTCGCCCCGCCCGCGATCACCTCGGTCCGCGCCTCGGTCGGCGGCGCGCCGGTCACCGCCGCCCGCACCACCTCGGCGACCTGGTCCACCGGGGCCAGCTCCGCGTACCCGTCGGGGTCGCCCACCACGGCGGCGGCGAGCCCGGAGACCAGCGTCTGCATGAGCGTGTACGGGCCGGTGAACCGGCCGATCGCGCCGTCGGCGCGGCTGCCGATGATCAGCGGCGGGCGGACCACGGTCAGCGGCCCCGGGTGCCGGTCCCGGACCAGCCGCTCGCACTCGGCCTTCGACCACTCGTAGCCGTTGCGGTAGCGACCGAAGGCCGACGGCGCGGGCAGCTCGGCCGGGTCGGCGCCGTCGGCGTACGCGGTGGACAGGTGCACCAGGTGGGTCCGCTCGTCGGCGAGCCCCAGCACGGCCTCCAGTGGCGCGACGTTGGCCGCCAACGCCTCCGCGCGGCTCATGCTCCACCGGGTCGACGCGGCGGTGTGCACGATGACGTCCCACCGGCCGT
This genomic window contains:
- a CDS encoding LCP family protein — translated: MPHAIVPSRRTGAPVVPARRRGPRWARWFLGVGAALMTLSGVALGGSQFLLHAATSKVTRQNLLGSAAASRQHRTITGAKNILLVGVDTRPHQDADQLTRSDSIILVHIPADHTRAYLVSLPRDSLVDIPAYDNGATPYRGGKNKINAAFAFGSRGLSGAAALSHGFELLALTVRDLTGITPDAGAIVDFQGFRQIVQVLGSVCLYVDETTTSIHIGHDRNGRPAAPYKINPDGTLHNKIPGVTPNIYRQGNHCLNPTEALDFVRQRDLLADNDYDYGRQRHQQQFLKAVLHRVMTDGLNSPTKLPGLLTAVGRTMTVDDGGIPLEDWAFALRGIGPDAITTIRTNGGSFNSRAVPGVGSAEILSPTSMELLRAVRHDTVAAFVQEHPSWVAPPGPDTPTD
- a CDS encoding alkaline phosphatase family protein; this translates as MRFRRLVAPVLLALAATLALPAVPASAALPTYDHIVVLIEENHSAAEVIGSASAPYLTSLATNGANMTQSYAVTHPSEPNYLALYSGSTQGLTDDSCPHTYSGENLGHQLLAAGRSFAGYSQTMPSAGYTGCTYGRYARKHNPWVNFTNVPASANLRFADFPTSYANLPKLSFVVPDLCYDMHDCSVSTGDTWVKNNLGAYATWAKANNSLLVVTFDEDDRSAGNKIPTIFSGAHVATGTYSERITHYTVLRTLESLTGVGCTGNSCAVSPVSDIWN
- a CDS encoding CaiB/BaiF CoA transferase family protein, giving the protein MGTEPTGPLAGVLVADFSRVLAGPYATMLLADLGADVVKVEGPGGDDTRGWAPPERDGVATYYLGVNRNKRAVVLDLTEPGDLALARRLAARADVMIQNFRPGALRRFGLDHAAVAATNPRIVYASISGFGATGGADLPGYDLMAQAASGLMSLTGEPDGPPYKAGVAVLDVLAGLHAAVGVLAALRHRERTGVGQHVEVDLLSSALSGLVNHASAYLAGGVVPYRMGNAHPSIVPYEPLPTADGELVVIAGNDGQFRILCGVLGVPELADDPRFRHNRDRTAHRAALLPLLVDRLGRRGSAEWLRDLRAAGVPCSPVNTLDQGVALARELGLHPVVDAGGVPGVRHPIGFSASPPAYRLPPPGLDEHGAEIRAWLAG
- a CDS encoding FUSC family protein; this encodes MGQATDRVRAAVRDSRRRLRTYLIVAVQAGLAAALAWLVAREVLGNPDPTFAPAAAVGVIAAALNNRARRTVELVIGVVLGIVVGDLLILALGTGPWQTGVVVFLAISAAVLVRGPGALVTQAGGTAVLVATLTPVSPDLELPRTVNALVGGIVGLLVVLVLAPLNPLRTVRRVADPALDTFADELAASAAALAAGDAGAAERVLHRMRAAEGELDRIGEMVDAADEVVRLSPVRRRHRRALAAYRRGAEHMDRAFRNSRALVRRIGTALRDREPVPADLPVAVTHFGAAVRLLHREFLAAREPTAARARVLTAVRAAGAACRQEIGFSGTIVVSQLRTAANDLLRATGVPADEARRMVRRAAAGQPD
- a CDS encoding sensory rhodopsin transducer — translated: MAGLGARTWVVPGGHVPFPAHGPEPAFTGFDQLCVLNTGDQEAELSLEVYYEDTEPVGPYRLLVGARRVRHVRINDLIDPEAVRLDRPYGCVLRSPVPVVVQFLRQDTRLPGVVALTGTMAYPG
- a CDS encoding D-arabinono-1,4-lactone oxidase — its product is MAGTFTNWSGSLSFTPAEYAEPADEEEVRALVRRARESGLTVRPVGSGHSSSPLVRTDGILVSLDRHAGVVTGDGDRATVRGGTRLRALGEGLYDAGLAMDNLGDVDYQSIAGATATGTHGTGLGFGNLSTQLTGVRLVTGTGETLDIDPEHHPELLPAARLSLGALGIVTRVTLDVQPRYELRRRSWCAHVDWTLDHLAELQHTNRNMDFYWYPRSDRTQIRVLNRTDEAGGVPAWDGARTPAGPARENRVGPTHRTIPRHRELRFEEIEYMLPSEAFPACFAEVRRRIRDRHRRVAGWRVLVRTIAPDDIWLSNAYGRPTTTIACLQNTSLPYEEYFRDMEAVFRQYGGRPHWGKKHWLTARELRPLYPRWDDFRAVRRRLDPDGVFLTPDLARLLEEG
- a CDS encoding SDR family oxidoreductase, yielding MRVLITGSTGVVGRDVLRSLAGLGPDLALTAVTRRPTGPGEVAWTLGAQPPPEQVHGRWDVIVHTAASTRWSMSRAEALAANVAPLEAVLGLADERTHLVHLSTAYADGADPAELPAPSAFGRYRNGYEWSKAECERLVRDRHPGPLTVVRPPLIIGSRADGAIGRFTGPYTLMQTLVSGLAAAVVGDPDGYAELAPVDQVAEVVRAAVTGAPPTEARTEVIAGGANCLRLSELLDLVCGTLNEWRAERGIAPITAPPFIPTRRWHRFFLPLAEEHLSEVQLQVVQLLGMFESYTSLGKPFEPTRPVLDPGDTLVRSVRWWADHKPRLAARIPEPWQLVVA